ATGGAGGTCGTGCGCTGGGAGCCGCCGGGAGCGGGGCGGCCCGGCGGCCTGTGCGAGCTGGAGAAGTCCGGCCGGGTCGTGCGGGGTTGGGCGATCATCGAGGTGGCGGAGGCCGCGGGCGGCGGCTGCCGGGTGGCGTGGACGGAGGAACTCGCGGTACGGGGTCTCCCCCGCGTCTTCGACCCGGTCCTCGCGCGGGCGGGACAGGCCCTGTTCGGCCGGGCCGTGGACAGGCTGCTGCACGTCTAGGGGGTGTCTTGCCGATCAGACCGGGCTCGCGGGGCCGGGAGGCCGACCGGGGGACGTGGAAGCCGGGCGGGAGGGCCCGACCGCTTTTGCCCTCTGTGCTGTTGACATCGCGTCAGCTAGGGTTCACTTCCGCGTCCGTCCTGGGAGGTTCGGTCCATGGCACGCCGACTGAGGCCGGTGGAGCTCGACTTCACCGCATCCGCGCCCGTCCGTCTGACCTTCTCCGCGACACTCGCCGCACCACCCCAGGCCGTCTACCGGTCGGTGGCCGTGGAGGTGGGGAGCCTGCCCGCCTGGTTCACCCCCGTCGTCTCCGCCGTCCCCACGGGCGACGGGGCGGGCCGGACCATTCGGCTGCGGGGCGGAATCCGCTTCGAGGAGACGATCCTCGCCTCCGAGCCCGACGTCCGCTACGCCTACCGGGTGGACTCGACGAACGCCCCCGGCGTGACGGCCATGGCGGAGGAGTGGTTCCTCTCCCCCGCCGGGAAGGGCACGCACCTGCGGTGGATCATGGCCGTCGACGGGCCCGCGCCGCTCCGGACCGTGCTGCTCCTCGCCCGGCCGGGCGTGGGGCTGTCCTTCCGGGACGCGGCGCGGCGCCTGGACCGGCGGCTCACACCGGCCAGACCCCCGTCGCCAGGAACCGCTCGATAGCGGCGCTGTACGGGGCGATGTCGAGGCCCTGGGCGGCCAGCCAGTCGTCGGAG
Above is a genomic segment from Streptomyces sp. NBC_00094 containing:
- a CDS encoding SRPBCC family protein; this encodes MTLFRVERTVPLAPEEAWLRLTDWPAHGCQVPLTRTRVLTPGPARAGTRFTARTGIGRLAFDDPMEVVRWEPPGAGRPGGLCELEKSGRVVRGWAIIEVAEAAGGGCRVAWTEELAVRGLPRVFDPVLARAGQALFGRAVDRLLHV
- a CDS encoding SRPBCC family protein, which codes for MARRLRPVELDFTASAPVRLTFSATLAAPPQAVYRSVAVEVGSLPAWFTPVVSAVPTGDGAGRTIRLRGGIRFEETILASEPDVRYAYRVDSTNAPGVTAMAEEWFLSPAGKGTHLRWIMAVDGPAPLRTVLLLARPGVGLSFRDAARRLDRRLTPARPPSPGTAR